The DNA segment GAAGTGGTTCACCAGGTCGCGCGCGATAAGGTTTATCCGCTTTTCGGTTCCGACCAACGCCTCAAGCGCCGCCCACTTGGTCTTGAGCTTTTCCTTGCGCTCGATCTCCTCGCCCTCGGTGACCTCCTCGAATTCCGGATCGATCTTCGGCCTCTCCTCGGGCTTTAGCTCAAGCTTGGCGAGGCGACTCTCATAGTAGATCGGCACCGTTGCGCCGTCTTCGACGGCCCGTTGGATATCGTAGATATCGATGTAGTCGCCGAAGACCGCGCGTGTGTTCTTGTCCGCAAGCTCGATCGGCGTTCCGGTAAAGCCGATGAACGAGGCGTTCGGCAGCGCGTCGCGCATGTGTTTGGCGAAACCGTCGATAAAATCGTACTGGCTGCGATGCGCCTCGTCGGCAATCACAACGATATTGCGCCGTTCGCAGAGCAGCGGATGCCGATCGCCTTTTTCCTCGGGAAAGAACTTCTGGATCGTCGTGAAGACGATGCGGCCGGAAGGAACCCTCAGCCTCTGCCGCAGCTCGGCCCGGCTATTGGCCTGCACCGGCGCCTGCCGCAATAGATCGCTGCATCGCGAGAAGGTGCCGAAAAGCTGCTCGTCAAGGTCGTTGCGGTCGGTGAGCACAACGATCGTCGGGTTCTCCATCGCGGGATGCATCACGAGCCGGCCCGCGTAAAATACCATCGTCAGGCTTTTGCCCGAGCCCTGCGTATGCCAGATCACCCCGCAGCGCCGGTCGCCGGTTGCGCGCGACGCCTGGATTGTCGCCTCGATAGCCTTGTTGACGGCGTGGAACTGATGGTAGCCGGCGATTTTCTTGCTCATCTTGCCGGAACCTTCATCTTCGAAGGCCACAAAGTGGCGAATCAGGCTCAGGAAGCGACGCTTATCAAAGATGCCTTCGGTTACCACCTGCAATTGCGGCACTGTGGCCGGCGCAAGGGATCTGCCGTCGATCGTGCGCCAGGGCATGAAGCGCTCCCGGTCGGAAGTCAGCGAGCCAACCCGCGCCTCCACGCCGTCGGAGACGATCAGCAGCTCGTTGAACCGGAACAGCGACGGGATTTCGTTCTTATAGGTCTGAAGCTGGTTGAAGGCGCTCCAGATCGTGGCCTGTTCATCGGCCGGGTTCTTGAGTTCGATAATCGCGAGCGGCAGGCCATTTACGAAGATCAGCACGTCGGCGCGCCGCTCATGCTGGCTCTCAACGACGGTGAATTGATTCACAGCGAGCCAGTCGTTGTTGTCGGGCTCTTCGAAATCGATCAGGCGTACCGGCACTCCCGCGATCGATCCGTCCTCTCGCCGATGCTCGACCGTCAGGCCCTCGGCCAGCATCCGATGGAACGCGCGATTGTTCTGAATGAGGGACGGCGACTCAGTGCGCGTGAGTTTTCGGAAGGCCTCGTCGAGCAAGTCGGATGGCAGGTCGGGATTCAGCCGTTCGAGCGCCTCGCGCAGCCGCCGCACCAATAAGACTTCGTGGTAGTCGTCGCGTTCGGCCTTGGCCTCGCCTGGCGCGATCTCTGCCCCGTGCGCGGTCGTGTATCCGACGCCATCCAGCCACTCCAGTGCCGCTTCTTCCAACTCGGACTCTGTGAAGCCACCGCTCATGCTTCATCCATCATTGCGCGAGCCCACATTGCTTAAGGCGCTCCTGAGCGCGTTTGGTTAAGTTCTCAAGCTCGCTCTCGAACTCCCGCTGTTCGGCACGACGAAGGAGCTTCCCATGAATCCATTTGTGCGAGTCTCGAGCGCGTTCGATCGCTGTTGTGAATTTGCGCGTTGCAGTAGCAAACGCGCCGGTCAACGAATCGAAAACGGCGGCATCCTCGGCGATTGAGTAAAAGTACGTCGAAGCATACGAATATGCCTCCCTGCATGCTTTCAGAGTCGTCCAATCAAATCGATCGGCCAGCAGCGGGAGTTGCTCTGACCACGTGCGGTCGCTGTAATCTTTGAGGAACAGCTTCTCCATCTTTGAGAGGTTCGGTGACGACGAAGCCACGCTCGGCGGCGCGTGGCGAGCGTTGGAGCATCGCTCTGCCGTTTCTGACACTTTCAAGGCGACTGTCGCGTTGCGCATCATCTCGACCAAAAGTGCGCGCACAGCGGCTGTTCTTTCCTTGACGTGCTGGCGCCACTGCGCGAACAAGACTGCTCCCGCGCTGAGGGCCGCGCCAACGAAAGCGCCGATCAGGCCATCTAGGAGATGGCTTGATGTCACGCGGCCAACTCCTCACGAACGTCTTCACGATGGCTCCACGGCACCGGGTTGACCTCATAGTTGCGCAACGCCTCGAAAACCTCGGCGGGTATCGGATGCTCAGAGTCGTTGAGCAGCGCATAGGCTCGCGATGCCGGCGGCCGCACCTCGCGCGTGTCATGCCACGCAAACGCAAGCGCAACGGCCGTGTCGCGGCGCGGGCGGCTGACCGCCTGAACAATTCGCTCTGGCTGGCTAGGCGACTTGGGAATCGCAAAATCGAACAGATGGTCGTAGCCGCTCTTGCCGGTGAATTTGACGTTCGGGATGTAGCGAATCTGCTGGGCTTCAAGCCACGCCACCACGTCCTCGTAGAACAGGCTCTTCACGAGTGGCGATGCGACGTAAAACAGATCGTTCACCGCGAGCATCGCCTGAACGAGATTATGCTTGCGCAGTGGAAAGTGGTCGGGCGGGGCGTGAACCTCAAGGTTGTCATTGTTGAGCCTCACGCCGAAACCGTTCAGCGTTGTTCGAAGCAGGTCCTGCCGGCGGGGGCTGTCGAGGTTGCAGCCGGACAGGCGCAGGTCCTCAATCGTCTCGCCGCCATCGGTCAGCAGGTAGGCTCCATTCTCGCGCTTCGCGTAGATCTGCAGGTAGTCGTTGTGCCGGTCGAGATACGGGGTCGTGATCTCGACCCAATCCTTCACCTGGCGCAGGGCGGTCTTATCCTTCAGCCACGCGATGTATTGATCGACCAGATGCTGGATTTCGTCCGTCATGCAAACAGCCCCCGGCTGAAAGTCGGCTGCTCGACAATGTTGCAGAACTGCATGAAATCGTGAAGGGTCAGCCACGCATCCAGGACATTCGGGAAACGGTCCGCCGATAACGGATAGGCCCACTTGTCGCCGAAGCCTTCCCTGTAGATGTGTAGGTGTGGCGACGCGACCTCCTCGCCGTCAGGATTGCGATGAGGTTTTCCACCGAAGTCAAGCCGAACCAGCACGACGACGTGGCGCGCTCGGTTCTGGTAGGTTCCCTTAAGCAGGTCGATTCGCGCCCGATGCACGTCCAGAAGGAAATCCTCGCGGCCGTCGATCGATTCAAGCGGGACCGTCACTGAGCCGCCCAATCCAGGATACTGCCAAATGCGGTCATCAATGCGGCGCTTCCGCATCGCAATCAACCCATCCGCCTCGCCTTGTGTGAGGATGAGTTCCACCATCAGACGGCCTCTTTGACCAGTTGTCCAGCCTCCCTCACGCGAAGCTTGCCTGAGATGAGCTTCGGCAACAGCCTGTCGCGCATTTCCGCAAGTGTGCGCGATTCTTCGTCGTGGTGTTTAATGACGGTCATGATTGGCTGTACGAGGCGGCCAAACGATTCAGCAATGGGTGCCAGGGGTACGACCACAAGATAGCTGTCGAAACATGAGACCGGCACGCGCTGGCGCCCGGACGTCCCGCTCATGTTCGCGATTGCATGCGCTCGGAAATCGTAGCTTCTCGCGAGAAAGTAGCTAAACTCCAACGGCAGCGGGGGCTTGCTCCTGAGGACAATATATTCCGTGGAACCCCAGCCAACCTGACCATCCTCCAAAAAATCAACAAACGCCGTCTTGCCGTTTTCCAGACAGGGCGTGATGCGGGCAACGAGCGTATCGCCGTTTATGAACTTCATTCCGGAGGTGAAGGCGCGATCGACCCGTCCGAGTGGGCGAGGCGAGTTCGTAGGCATATTCGCCATGTCGAGGTAGGGCGACACTGCGCCCGCAGACAACGAACGCGGCGGATTAATCTCGAAAGCATCGCTTAGCCGGGTCGTGCCCCAGTCCTTCGGAATCCCGCCCAGTTCCGAGTCCTCGAAGGAGTCGGGGAAGAGGTCGTAGAGGTCGGCGGGGAGGCCGGGGAGCGATTGGCCGCGGCGCCATCGGCCGTCGATCTTGGCGCGGACCGGCTCGAAATCGACGAACCACGACTTGAAGATCGCGCGCGCCATCGCCTCCAGCGTCTCGTTCATCCGCCGGTTCAGCTCGATCTTGTCATCCAGCCCGCCGAGTATCTCCGTGACTGCGCATTGCTCCGATTTTGTGGGCAACGGGATTTCGAGGTTCTTTAGCCGGTCTGTGGGCAGGGTTCCAGTGCCGTGTCCGGCTTCTTGGACCATCGAAAGCAATTGTGGCTTTGCTGCAAGCAGCGCATATGTAAGGTAGCGGGGCTCGATAACGCGCTTGGGAACGATGGCCTTAACGTCTTGGTTGAAGGCCACTTCGCGACTGAGCGAGCAGATGGGAATGTCGTCCAGCAACGTCATTCCGCGAACTAAGATCAGGGTGGCGTTGGCGGGCGCAAGTTTTGACCCATTTGCAAGACCGGAAGTGGTAATGTGGTCCTCCGCGTCAACAAGGCGGCGCTGCTTCATATCTTTGGCTGAGACCCAAGGAATGTCCCCGCTCCAGTAGTCCGAGCGGGCCTTCGACGGTGTCCCGCCCGATAACATTTCCGTCACCTCTCCGAGTCTGATCCAAGCGATCGCAGCAGGCCGGCTCTGACCGTCAGCCTTCATGCTGCATACCGCAGAATCTCGACTTCCGCGTGCCGATCAGCCGCTTCCTGCGCTTTCGCATACACTTTCGCCGCGACCGCATCATCGAGATAGTATTCGCCGCAGTTCTGGCAGACATCCGCCGGCGTGCCCTTGACCAGCACGGTCGTTTCTCCGCGAGCCAGCGTCACCGTGACGACTCCCGGCCGGGTCTCACCGGTCTTGCAGATTACGCACTTCATCAGCTTCTCCGCGTTTTGAAATCCTCGCTCCAAAGGCTCGGGTCGGGACGATAGACCGTCACCACGAAACAAATTCCGCTCGCCGGGTCGCGCGCCACGACCAGGTGAAGCGGCTCGCCGCGCTCGAAGCCCAGGATGAGCACGCTTGGGTACGGCTGATCGTCAGGATACGACGCGATTATCTCCCCCTCCCTTATAATCCGTATCACGGCTTCAGGCGCGACCGAGCGCTCGAACATCCGCTCGAAGGCGTGGCGCGTAAAGCGGACGGCGCTACAGTCCATACCCGAGCGCCTTCAGGTTTTTGCGGATCGCCTCCTCAAGCTTGCGCCCCTCGGCCATCTGCCCGGCAAGCGTGCCCACCAGCCGGCGCATCTTTTCGTCGAACGGCTCGCCGTCATCCTCGACCGCCTCCGCGCCGACGTAGCGCCCCGGCGTCAGCACGTGGCCGTGGCCGGCGATCTCCTCGGTCGTCGCGCTCTTGCAGAAGCCCGCAACGTCCTTGTACTCGCCCGCGCCTTTCTCGCCGCGCCAGGCATGGTAGGTCGCGGCGATGCGCGCGATCTCCTCGTTGGTGAGTTCGCGATGGACCCGGTCGATCAGCACGCCCATCTTGCGCGCGTCGATAAAGAGCGTCTCGCCGCGCCGGTCGCGCAGGCGCGGGTCACGCTTGTTGCGCGCGAGAAACCACAGGCAGGCAGGAATCTGGGTCGCGTAGAAGAGCTGCGCCGGAAGCGCCACCATGCAATCGACCAGGTCGGCCTCGATAATCCGCCTGCGAATCTCGCCTTCGCCGGAGGTGTTGGACGACATGCTGCCGTTGGCCAGCACGAAGCCGGCAACGCCGTTGGGCGCCAGGTGATGGATGATGTGCTGCACCCAGGCGAAGTTGGCGTTGCCGGCGGGCGGCGCGCCGTACTTCCATCGCACGTCCTCGCGCAGGCGCTCGCCGCCCCAGTCGCTCATGTTGAAGGGCGGATTGGCCATCACGAAATCGGCCTTCAAGTCCTTATGCAGGTCGCGATGGAAACTGTCGGCGTGCTCGGGGCCGAGGTTGGCGTCGATGCCGCGAATCGCGAGGTTCATCTTGGCGAGCCGCCACGTGGTGGGGTTGGACTCCTGCCCGTAGATCGCGATGTCGCCAAGCTTCCCGCCATGCTCGCGGATGAACGCCTCGCTCTGGACGAACATCCCGCTCGATCCGCAGCATGGGTCGTAGACACGCCCCTTGAAGGGCTCGATCATCTCGACAATCAGGCGCACGACGCATCGCGGGGTGTAGAACTGGCCGCCCTTCTTGCCCTCGGCGCTGGCAAACTGGCCGAGGAAGTATTCGTAGACGCGGCCGAGGATGTCCTTTGAGCGATGCTCGGCGTCGCCCATGCTGATGGCGCCGATGAGATCGATAAGTTCGCCGAGCCGCTGCTTGTCGAGGGCGGGGCGGTTGTACTCCTTGGGCAGGACGCCCTTGAGTGAGGGGTTGTCGCGCTCGATCGCGACCATCGCGTCGTCGATCAGCTTGCCGATGGCCGGCTGCTTGGCATTGGCGCGAAGATGAGACCATCGCGCCTCCTTCGGAACCCAGAAGACGTTCTCGGCGCGGTATTCGTCGGGGTCTTCGGGATCGGCGCCCTGGGCCTGCTGGGCCACCAGCGCGGCGTGCTTTTCCTCGAACGCGTCGGAGATGTATTTGAGAAAGATCAGGCCGAGCACGACGTGCTTGTACTCGGCCGCGTCCAGGTTGTTGCGCAGCTTGTCGGCCGCCTGCCACAGGGTCTGCTCGAAGCCGAGCGTCGCTCCGTTATTGCCGTTGCGGCCGTTGGTACGTGATTTCGCTGGCCGCGCCATGCTCAGCTCTCCGCCTCTGTTGGCGCGCCACGGTGGCGGGTGTGGTCGTCGTCGGCGCTCGCGACGGCGGCGCTAAGGAATTCGTGAATCGTCACGATCCTGTTTCCTGCCTCGCGACGAGGGTAGGTGTCGCCGACCGCGTCCGGCGTCGGTTTCACCACGAGGGCGGGAACCTGCACGCCGAACCAGCACGCGGAGTGGCGATTCGTTCCGAACACTCTTTTGACTTCGTACTTCTTGTAGATGGCCGGAATGGTGGCTCGGGTATATTCCTCGAAGCGCTGCTCGGCGCTGAGCTTCAGGGAATCGATGCGCCGCACCCGAGCGCCGCGAAGCTCGAGACGCTCAAGGAGCGCCGGTACAGCGTCAAGCGCTCGATTCCGGTCGTCATCGAAAAGAATCGCGGAGTTCGACGGGAAATAAAACGTTAACTCCATGTGGCATGCGATAGCACACGCTCAGACCCGGCGTACAGGGGGTAATGGATTACGACGAGGTGGTAGTCCACCTTTCCTATGCGCCGGTGCGCGACCTCTACCGCTTGGAGACCAGCTGGACTGAGGCCCGGCAGGCGCCGCTGCCCGAGCCGTTCTCCGCGCTGGCCTGCCAGCTCCGCCTCTCGGCCTGAGCCGCATTTGCTGGTTCGCCGCCCAGGGCAGCATCTGGCTCGGACGGAGGCGGGATTTTACGCAGACCGGTTGTGACAGGGCGCCGTGGTCGCCGTGCGCTCGACCACAAGCAACGTTTTGACTGCCTGAGAGCGCCAAAGATTTGCCGGGTGAGCGTGCCGGCAATGTCTTACAGACCTTTAGTACTGATTCGGGCTTAGACTGCGAGCGCGAAAGGATCAGGTTCGAATGAATTGGTCGGCCATCCAAAACAGTTCACCGTTGGGCCGAATCCTGCGGACAGCGCTTCGGTGCATTCCGCCGGCGACGGTCATGAAGATCCGGCGCGGTCCGGCCAGGGGTTGCAGGTGGGTTTGCGGCAGTTCGGAGCACGGTTGTTGGCTGGGCACTTATGAGTTGGTTAAGCAGCGGGCGCTTGGCACTTTCATCCAATCCGGCTGGAACGTTTATGATATCGGCGCGCATGTCGGCTTCTACTCGCTGCTTTTCTCTAAGCTGGTGGGGCCGGCGGGCGCGGTTTGGGCCTTCGAGCCGTGTGCGGCCAACGTCGTACATCTGGCCGACCATCTGAGGCTCAACGAAATTCGCAATGTCACTGTCATCCAGGCCGCGGTAGGGGCCGGCGGCGGTTTGACCGGATTTACCACCCGGGCCCCGAGCAGCTCCCAAAACCGAGTCGATCCAACCTGCCGGGAGTTGCTCCTGCCGCAGGTCGCTTTGGACCAGCTTGAACTGCCGGCTCCCAACCTCATCAAAATGGACGTGGAAGGGGCCGAGTCCCAAGTGCTTCAGGGCGCGTCACGGCTACTGGCGTCAAGTCGGCCAATCATATTTATCGCGCTGCATAGCGAAGGGGAGCGCCAGAATTGCGCCGCGCTTCTGCGGCGCGCGTGTTACAAGCTTTACGACTTGTTCGGAAGCCAGAGCGATTGGATTCAGAGCGATGAGATCTACGCCGTGCCCGAAGAGATCGCGCTTGCGAGTCTGCCCCAGGAGTGCGACGGA comes from the Candidatus Binataceae bacterium genome and includes:
- a CDS encoding type II toxin-antitoxin system MqsA family antitoxin, which encodes MKCVICKTGETRPGVVTVTLARGETTVLVKGTPADVCQNCGEYYLDDAVAAKVYAKAQEAADRHAEVEILRYAA
- a CDS encoding type I restriction endonuclease subunit R — protein: MSGGFTESELEEAALEWLDGVGYTTAHGAEIAPGEAKAERDDYHEVLLVRRLREALERLNPDLPSDLLDEAFRKLTRTESPSLIQNNRAFHRMLAEGLTVEHRREDGSIAGVPVRLIDFEEPDNNDWLAVNQFTVVESQHERRADVLIFVNGLPLAIIELKNPADEQATIWSAFNQLQTYKNEIPSLFRFNELLIVSDGVEARVGSLTSDRERFMPWRTIDGRSLAPATVPQLQVVTEGIFDKRRFLSLIRHFVAFEDEGSGKMSKKIAGYHQFHAVNKAIEATIQASRATGDRRCGVIWHTQGSGKSLTMVFYAGRLVMHPAMENPTIVVLTDRNDLDEQLFGTFSRCSDLLRQAPVQANSRAELRQRLRVPSGRIVFTTIQKFFPEEKGDRHPLLCERRNIVVIADEAHRSQYDFIDGFAKHMRDALPNASFIGFTGTPIELADKNTRAVFGDYIDIYDIQRAVEDGATVPIYYESRLAKLELKPEERPKIDPEFEEVTEGEEIERKEKLKTKWAALEALVGTEKRINLIARDLVNHFEERLEALDGKALVVAMSRRICVDLYNAIVKLRPGWHDPDDTKGAIKIVMTGSASDPPEWQPHVRNKARRLKLAERFKDPTDPLKIVIVRDMWLTGFDAGPLHTMYVDKPMRGHGLMQAIARVNRVFRDKPGGLIVDYLGLADQLKRALATYTESGGKGDAAIDQRRAVAAMLEKYEVCCGLFHGFDWSLWKSGTPAQRLGLLPAAQEHILAQDGGKSRFLDAVTQLSKAFALAVPSDEALRIRDDVGFFQAVRAGLVKLSSGSGKPPDEIEHAIRQLVSRAVASDQVIDIYSAAGLKKPDLSILSDRFLEEVRGLPQRNVAVELLARLLRDEIKTRQRKSVVQARSFAELLDQAIRKYQNRLIETARVIEELIALAKEMREAQRRGENLGLSEDEAAFYEALEVNDSAVKVLGDETLKQIARELADTVRRNTSIDWTIRESIRAKLRVMVKRILRKYGYPPDKQDKATQTVIEQAELLCADAA
- a CDS encoding restriction endonuclease subunit S, producing the protein MKADGQSRPAAIAWIRLGEVTEMLSGGTPSKARSDYWSGDIPWVSAKDMKQRRLVDAEDHITTSGLANGSKLAPANATLILVRGMTLLDDIPICSLSREVAFNQDVKAIVPKRVIEPRYLTYALLAAKPQLLSMVQEAGHGTGTLPTDRLKNLEIPLPTKSEQCAVTEILGGLDDKIELNRRMNETLEAMARAIFKSWFVDFEPVRAKIDGRWRRGQSLPGLPADLYDLFPDSFEDSELGGIPKDWGTTRLSDAFEINPPRSLSAGAVSPYLDMANMPTNSPRPLGRVDRAFTSGMKFINGDTLVARITPCLENGKTAFVDFLEDGQVGWGSTEYIVLRSKPPLPLEFSYFLARSYDFRAHAIANMSGTSGRQRVPVSCFDSYLVVVPLAPIAESFGRLVQPIMTVIKHHDEESRTLAEMRDRLLPKLISGKLRVREAGQLVKEAV
- a CDS encoding DUF4258 domain-containing protein; the encoded protein is MDCSAVRFTRHAFERMFERSVAPEAVIRIIREGEIIASYPDDQPYPSVLILGFERGEPLHLVVARDPASGICFVVTVYRPDPSLWSEDFKTRRS
- a CDS encoding class I SAM-dependent DNA methyltransferase, whose amino-acid sequence is MARPAKSRTNGRNGNNGATLGFEQTLWQAADKLRNNLDAAEYKHVVLGLIFLKYISDAFEEKHAALVAQQAQGADPEDPDEYRAENVFWVPKEARWSHLRANAKQPAIGKLIDDAMVAIERDNPSLKGVLPKEYNRPALDKQRLGELIDLIGAISMGDAEHRSKDILGRVYEYFLGQFASAEGKKGGQFYTPRCVVRLIVEMIEPFKGRVYDPCCGSSGMFVQSEAFIREHGGKLGDIAIYGQESNPTTWRLAKMNLAIRGIDANLGPEHADSFHRDLHKDLKADFVMANPPFNMSDWGGERLREDVRWKYGAPPAGNANFAWVQHIIHHLAPNGVAGFVLANGSMSSNTSGEGEIRRRIIEADLVDCMVALPAQLFYATQIPACLWFLARNKRDPRLRDRRGETLFIDARKMGVLIDRVHRELTNEEIARIAATYHAWRGEKGAGEYKDVAGFCKSATTEEIAGHGHVLTPGRYVGAEAVEDDGEPFDEKMRRLVGTLAGQMAEGRKLEEAIRKNLKALGYGL
- a CDS encoding FkbM family methyltransferase, which encodes MVKQRALGTFIQSGWNVYDIGAHVGFYSLLFSKLVGPAGAVWAFEPCAANVVHLADHLRLNEIRNVTVIQAAVGAGGGLTGFTTRAPSSSQNRVDPTCRELLLPQVALDQLELPAPNLIKMDVEGAESQVLQGASRLLASSRPIIFIALHSEGERQNCAALLRRACYKLYDLFGSQSDWIQSDEIYAVPEEIALASLPQECDGVSG
- a CDS encoding DUF1829 domain-containing protein, encoding MTDEIQHLVDQYIAWLKDKTALRQVKDWVEITTPYLDRHNDYLQIYAKRENGAYLLTDGGETIEDLRLSGCNLDSPRRQDLLRTTLNGFGVRLNNDNLEVHAPPDHFPLRKHNLVQAMLAVNDLFYVASPLVKSLFYEDVVAWLEAQQIRYIPNVKFTGKSGYDHLFDFAIPKSPSQPERIVQAVSRPRRDTAVALAFAWHDTREVRPPASRAYALLNDSEHPIPAEVFEALRNYEVNPVPWSHREDVREELAA